A genomic segment from Truepera sp. encodes:
- a CDS encoding DUF1648 domain-containing protein, translating to MTSHNGSTSTDREAAEADARRKHLTVSVGLVLLASIVYVGVALFTLPDLPGMVATHFDATGRADGFMPTTPALLVQGAFVIGVPVALLLVLVAGQAWRGANARAFSATLAGLTAGLTTLFVSSTVIQVGVTDAADVTLRGSVALLALGVAALVGLASALVLPRPLPRQVPAAVVPMTIGPSDRVSWFGRAHMSQGALAMLALSVLVVALAAMGSGIAWLWLLVLLLVILVLGMTSFAVTIDGHGVSWRAALGVPRGRVKLTDITAVAVTEVSFGDFGGFGVRALPGRLGLITRSGSALQVTHGKRELVITVDDAHTAASVVEGLRRARG from the coding sequence ATGACGAGCCACAACGGCAGCACCAGCACAGACAGGGAGGCGGCCGAGGCCGACGCGCGGCGCAAGCATCTGACAGTCAGCGTGGGGCTCGTTCTGCTAGCGAGCATCGTTTACGTCGGCGTTGCGCTGTTCACGCTCCCCGACCTTCCTGGAATGGTGGCGACGCACTTCGACGCCACAGGCAGGGCCGACGGCTTCATGCCGACCACGCCGGCACTCTTGGTGCAGGGCGCGTTCGTCATAGGGGTGCCGGTGGCGTTGCTGTTGGTCTTGGTCGCGGGTCAGGCGTGGCGCGGCGCTAACGCTCGAGCCTTCTCGGCCACCCTGGCGGGGCTCACGGCCGGCCTGACCACGCTGTTCGTGAGCTCGACGGTCATCCAGGTCGGCGTGACCGACGCCGCCGACGTAACGCTTCGCGGCTCGGTGGCGCTGTTGGCGCTGGGCGTGGCGGCTTTGGTCGGACTGGCGTCCGCGCTGGTGCTTCCGAGGCCGCTGCCACGCCAGGTACCGGCTGCCGTCGTGCCCATGACGATCGGTCCAAGCGACCGGGTCTCGTGGTTCGGCAGGGCGCACATGAGCCAGGGCGCCTTGGCCATGCTTGCCCTAAGCGTACTAGTGGTTGCGTTGGCGGCCATGGGGTCGGGCATCGCTTGGTTGTGGCTGTTGGTCCTGCTGTTGGTGATCCTCGTGCTCGGCATGACCAGTTTCGCAGTGACCATCGATGGCCACGGCGTCTCGTGGCGCGCCGCCCTGGGCGTACCGCGGGGGCGCGTGAAGCTTACGGACATCACCGCCGTCGCCGTCACCGAGGTGAGTTTCGGTGACTTCGGCGGCTTCGGCGTCCGCGCACTGCCGGGCCGGCTGGGCCTCATAACTCGCTCGGGCAGCGCGCTGCAGGTCACTCACGGCAAGCGTGAACTGGTCATCACGGTCGACGATGCGCACACGGCGGCCAGCGTGGTCGAGGGGCTGCGCCGGGCGCGAGGATAG
- a CDS encoding 4-oxalocrotonate tautomerase family protein, whose translation MPYVNIKLTQEGATSEQKAELIRGATDLLVRVLGKNPNTTIVVIEEVPTDNWGIAGESVTVRRKAGR comes from the coding sequence ATGCCCTACGTCAACATCAAGCTCACTCAAGAAGGCGCCACCAGCGAGCAGAAGGCCGAACTCATCCGCGGAGCAACGGACCTGCTGGTGCGCGTCCTCGGCAAGAACCCGAACACCACCATCGTGGTAATCGAGGAGGTGCCGACCGACAACTGGGGCATCGCCGGTGAGTCGGTGACGGTGAGGCGTAAAGCTGGGCGGTGA